The sequence TGATCTGTTATTATCACGAAGTGATGATCCGGTTTTAACCTCTATTTTAGATTCTGTTGTTGATTCTGAAGAATTTCTTTCACGGGTCAGATATCTGTATGCACACCCTGAAGAGAAGAGTTTTGAAGAGATAAATCTTCGCCATGGAAGGGTATTAGAACGTTTTTCTGCCCCAATGTTTGGAGATAATGGGGAATATTATGGACGGGTCTGGTTTTTCAGGGAGATTTCTGGACGAAAACGGGCAGAACATGATCTTTTGGTAGCGTATGAACAGATTCAGGCATCTGAAGCCATGCTTCAGAAAAATTACCAAATGTTGTTATCAAATGAACAAGCGTTACGTGAGAGTGAGAAAAGGTTTCGAATCCTTTTTGAACTTGCACCGTACGCCTGTATATTGTATGACAAAAGAGGGTTCTGCCTGCTCGTAAATGACTATCATGAAAAGATTACCGGATATGTAGCAACTGAAATAGTCGGGAAAAAGGCCGAAGAATTAGATATCCTCTCCCCTGAAGACCTTCATGACATTACTCATGATTTGAACAGACAGAGATATGTGGATGGGAAGGAAGTAATTATCCGGATAAAAGACGGAACCCAGAAAACCGTGGTCATATCTGCAGTATATGTTGAATATCGGGGAGAACCTGAGATCCTCGCAACGATGGCCGATATTACTGACCGGAGGAGAGTTGAAGATTCACTCAGGCGAAGCAACGAGCAGATTACCGGGATTGCAAATACGATTCCTGGCATTGTCTTCCAGTTTAATGCAAAAGACTCTGGAGAATTCGGACTAACCTATGTGAGTTCCAGAGTTGGCGAAATCCTGGGAATTTCCGGAGAAATTTCGACCTTCCTTACACAATTCCTATCTGGTGTTGCGCCAGAGGATCAGGAACGGTTTTTATCGTCTTTAGATCAGGCGGTAAAAACAGAATCAAAATGGGAGTTTGAAGGCAGGTTCATACGATCTGACGGGCGGATTATTTATTTCCGTACTATGTCTGCTCCGGTCAGGGTGTCTGATGAATTGTTGTTTAGTGGGGTTATTCTTGATGTAACTGCTGAAAAAGAGGCAGACAATTCGTTACAGTCAGAAAGGAAGTTCTCTCAGCTGTTACTTGATATCTCACCGGTATTTATTGTTGCTATCAATGGGAAAGGGAAAACCCTGATGATGAACCGGATGCTTCTCGATGCACTGGAATATTCTGAAGACGAAGTGAAGGATAAGGATTACCTGAGCACCTTTGTCCCTGCAGAAGATCGGGAGCGTGTTTCTGACATATTCCGTCGGATTGTGAGAGATTCGTCTGCAACCCTGAATGAAAACAGGATTGTGAGTAAGTCAGGGAAGGTATACCTGGTGGAATGGCGTGGAAGACCAGTCCTTCTTCCTTCTGGGGAACTTGATTTCTTTGTTGGAATCGGGATTGATATTTCCCAGAGAAAATAGAAAAAAAAGGATTTTTTAAGAAAATTATTTCTTTCTGTACAGTTTCCCGTACACGACCTGACCCTTGGACTTGGAGTGACGCTCACCAAGGTCACCGATGTACTCGGCAAAGGTTCCCTTGTATCCGTCAACTTCCAGCTCAACATCCTGGTTGTACTTGAACCCGGGCATCATGTAATTCATGTTGCCAAAGACATAGATAGTTCCTTTGACCATCTGGCCGCCGACACGACGGTTGACGTCACCTTTTACAATGATGGTTCCGCCTTCCTGGTGGGTTCCGATGTGGACATCTGCGTTTCCTTCGACGATGAGGGTTCCACCGTTCATAAAGGTACCGATGTCACTGCCGACATTGCCTTTTACCCGGAGGACTCCGCCCTGCATACCACGCCAGTCACCACGGTAGGATGCACCGATGTAGTTCATACCGTCTCCTTCGACGATGAACTCTCCGTTCTCCATGCCAAGGCCGGAGAAGGAGTCCACATTGCCCTTGATGGTCAGTTTGCCGCCTCTCATCCATGCACCAGTGTACATGTCAGTGCTGCTGTTGACGATGACCTCTCCGGCTGACATCTTTGCGCCGATGTACTTGACTTTGCTGCAGTCACCGTTTACGACGATCTTTGTTTCTTCCGGAGTTTCGCCGATTTCACCGGCGATTTCAAAGTAGTCCCCAAGCTTGTAGCATTCTCTTCCTTCATAGACCGGAAGTGCCAGAATCTCATCCTTGCTCTTTCCTGCAAAGGAATCGGGGGTGATACAGTCTGCTTCAAGATATAACGTCGGGGCAGTTTTCAGATTGATTGTTGCGATCTTCATTCCTGATTCCTCACACATTTGCCTTGGTTTCGATGACGAACGGGTTCGGTGCGTATGAATCCGGAACCTCGTAGTTTGCCTGCGTTACAGTGTAATACCGGAGGAATTTCTCCCTGACATCACGGGTAACCTGCTTGCTCTCCGGTGCTTTTGCATCAACCCAGAAGGTCTTCTTGGTGCCTGCATGAACAATCTGACCGTCCTGGCAGACGATCTCTCCATTCTTGATGAAGTATGCACTGTTCGAGAAGGCTTTCTCAATCTCTTCTGGATCGGTTGGCATCTTGGCCGGGTTGAGGTCGTAGATGGCAACATCTGCATTCATACCTGAAGCAAGACCTCCCATCATGTTTGAAAGACCAAGGGCCTTTGCCGGACCAGCACGGGTCATCTGTGAAAGCTCAAAGAGCGTGATTTCACGGTCAAGTTCGTTCAGGATGGTTGCGTCTGCTACCTTGCCACTGTTTTTGAAGGCGGCCATCTGCTCATCACGGGTCTTCTTGCACATAAGCCACTTGAATACCCGTGGGTACCGGGTGAACGGACCAGCGTTCGGATGGTCGGTGGTGATCATGGTCCGCATTGGATCCGTTGCAAGAAGGGCAAGTTCAAGACCGACTGCCCACTGGACGGCACAGGGGAAGACGTTCGGGCTGTAGATGAACGGAACAACTCCGGAACCGGTCTCAAGTTCGACGTCCACGTTACACCACTTGAGGTGGTTTAATGCACTGAGGTGGTGTTCAAACGGACCGTCGGCGGTCATGGTGGTTGTCTCATCAAGGGTCACATTTCCGGTATCAAAGGTGAGTTCGGGATGTGCATTGACGTAGTTCATGATCTCCTTGGAGTTTGAACAAAAGTCTCCCCAGCTGGAACCGCCATAGGAGTGGAACTGCAGGTGAGTCAGGTGCATAACCTGTTCACGGTTAAAGGTGTTCTTTGCCTTGTACCCGGCTGCAAGTTTCATCGTGTCGATGGTTGTTGGTGCATTGCCCGGGTCTCCAAGCATATTTCCATGGATGTGAATGGAGTGTGGCAGACCAAGGTATTCATTGGTCTCAATAAGACCCTTGATGATCTCTGACGGTGTGATGTCAAAGAACGGAACCTCATCATTGATGCCAAGACAGTTCAGACCCCATCCCCATGCTTCTGTGCCACCGGGGTTGACGATCTTGATACCATATCCCTTGGTTACCTTGAGAAGCCAGGCAGTATATGCTGCAGTCTTTTCGATATCGTGTTCCTTTAGGTATTCAAAGACGAACCAGTTGTTTCCAAACACCGGAAGTGCTGCTTCATCGATGATTGGAGTATCCTTGATCTCTTCATGGACATGCCGTGCATAGAGCGGTGGCATGGCTGCTTCCATGGTAAATCCGTACCCCATACGGGCGTATGAGTATCCGGTTCTGAATACGGACGGAATTGAGAAACCCTGCTCCATTCTGGTGGTCTGCTTGACGATACCGCCCCGCATCTCACCACGGATCATCTTGTCTTCTGGTCTGAACCATCGGCCAAGGTTGACTTTTGGTCCTGCAACGTGGGCATGGATATCAAGTGCACCGGCCATGACGGTCTTTCCGGATGCATCGATAGTCTTTGCCTTGGATGAGACCTTGTCTACAATTTTGCCATCCTTGATGGCGATATCGGCCTTGTCTCCTTTTACGCCACTGACAACATCAAAGACATGACCGTTCTTGATCAGTATTTCACTCATTTACGCATCCCCCATGATTTCACAGAGCCGGTCGTATACCTTCTCAAGAAGCTCCTCATCGGTGAGCATTCCTTCTGGAGGTTCGACGACTTTCCGGCATGCAATCGGGACGTTGTCCATACGATAGGCACAACCTTCGACTTCAACACCGACAAGAGCGACCGGGATGTGAACATCGGAGATCTCGGTTGTCAGGTTGATATGTGGGTCAATACAGACCGATGGAATCTGGGCCATATGTCTGGTTGCTTCAATTGGGAAGTGTGCACCGATATCAGATGCGATACAGATACAGGCATCGACTTCCTTTCTCCGAAGCAGGTCAACAGAGGATGTCTCACCAGGGTTGTACCGGGCATGGGTCCGGCGGGTGAGGTCAACACAGTACGGGAATCCATACTGCCATGAGAGAACCTGTCCTGAACCGGTAACGTTCCAGTGTCCTCTCATTGCTATGATGGAAAACTTGGTAAAGTCGTTTAAGTCACGGGTGAGGTTGATTGCGATATCGATATTGTGGTTTCTTCCAAGGGTGTGAGTCAGACCCATACCGAAGAAGATGACACCGAACCGTCCTTCTTTTAAGGTATTTACTGCGGATATGATCTTTTCCTTCGGGACTCCACCGACGACATCAGGAATTGGCTGTCCACGGGCAACCGTTCTGAATGCATCAAGGAGTTCGTAGTCGTATCCCTGTTCTATCTGGATGAATTCATCGGCACATTTTGCTGTGTCGGTGTACCGGCAGTCAACACAGATGATCTTTCTTCCCTTGTGACCCTTGGTGGTGAAGAATCCACGGGGGAAGATAGAGTATCGGGACATGTGACGGGGGTGAGCATGGGCCGGGTTACATCCCCAGAACACGATACGGTCTGCACGGTTCTTGACTTCTCCTAAGGTACAGCTTGGGACACCAACGTCCTGGATTGCAAGCAGTGAAGAGCCGTGACAGACGGTTGCACAGTTATCAACGATGGTTCCTGCTTTTTCTGCAACCTTGTGACCGATTGCCATTGCCTCACAGCTGGTTGAAGCCCATCCATACCAGAGGGTCTTTTTGGCTTTTGCCAGCATCTGTGCGGTGTATTCAATAGCTTCATCGTATGAGATCTCTTTATAGGATCCGTCTGGCTGGCGTTTTCTTGGACGGGTTACCCGGCCTTCCTTCCGTACGTGAAGGAATTTTTCAGAGCCGATTGCACAGGCGTTCTGACAATCAATAATTTCTTTCCCGTCATCAGAAACCGTGATCTCAAGATCATCACACAGGGTTCCGCAAAATGGACAGGTAACATCGGTTACTACTTTAGACATGTATTACTCCCTTGCCGGTGGTTTTCTATCTTCGCCATAACAAAGGGTCTGGATCAGTTCAACTGCTTCCATTACCTTCTCTTTTTCAGCGGGCTCGATATCTACAGGAAATCCCTTAAAGCAGGGTTCTCCGGTGGAGTAGGTATATGCAGAGACAAGTGCATTTGCCCAGGGTCCCATGGGGAGCATTGCAAGACCTGGAACAACGTCTTCACGGGTCCGGACTGCCTTAACCACGATGGTACCATCTTTGCTGGTGACCCGGACATTGGTATTTGCCATGATTCCTGCTTTTTTCATATCATCCTCGTGCATGTGAATGATTGAAGCAGCGTCATAGTACTTCTTGGAAGTCTTTCCTGTCTCCATAGCAACTCCTTGCTGAATGGTTCGACAGGTAATAAGATTCAACGTAATCTTGTTTGTCATTCATCTCCTCCGTTTCCCAAATTCTACGCTTGAATTCAGGAATCATCAGAAGCGATCATTCCGATGAAAGACGGTCACACGAACCTGGGTTCCAGATTCTTGTGGTACGAACGTGGGGATCAGCATGCACCAATGGTTAGTATGAGAAGACTGGTGATGGGATATCGGGAGTATCCCACCATTCAGGTTTCCATCCATGGTCCTGACCCGAACAGGCACCACTTGTCAACCGAACAAGTAACGGTCAACGTGGGGATAATAAAGGATTTGGGTTCATCATGCCTCCATTTTGAGATGAGGCGAAAGAGTCTCTTTTAAAGGTTTCGGAGTTATCCGGCAAGTTGGGCATCATGACCCGGAAGGAGAGAGATGAGTTTGTGACCGAAGGTTTGGTGATGATTAGGCAAAATTTTTTTGTGCCCATTGATTAGGACTACAATGTGTGCTCATATCTGATTAAACAGGTAATATCTGACAATTCACAATGCCTAAATTGCATATGATCGCATTTACGTCCTGAATACCATTCCTGATAAGATAGGCACTAACCCAAAAAACTCTGAAAAAGAGCATGATGTGAAAAGCGCAATCTTAGAAGATTAGAAGTGGAATAATCTTGATTTGAGCATAATTATATATATCTGATTATGGAGAAGCTTACGTCAATTAATTTGAATGATTTAACAATAATCTTGGATGTACGAAGTAAGGTTGCCAACAGAAAATATATGATCCTGTCTCTTTTTTTTACTTTACAAAAGGCGTTTATCCATGATTCCTGTTTTTTTCATGATCATTTTTGGAAAATAAGAGATCTATTCTGGTCTGTTCAAACAGTAAAACTGACAGGCATCAGAAGAAAAAATGCATAATTGTGGGCAATTTGTATTGCGCCGGGCAATAATCCGGTTATTCTCGGGGAACAAATAATCCTTTTTTCTGGATGGATATTTTACATTCCGGACATACCCAGGTTTTGGGAAGCTTTTCAAAGGGCGTTCCCGGAGGAATATTCTGGGTTTTATCACCTTTTTCTGGATCATATACATATGCACATTCCAGACACTGCCATTTTGTCATATTCATACATTCTTCCGGAATGATATAAAAAATGAGGTCACAGGTACTCTGATCCTTCTGATTCAGCTGGTGGCCACTCCCTTTTTTCTGCATATTGTTCCCGGATCTCTTTCTTGAACTGGTTAAATTCAAGTTCATCAAGTTGTTCCGGCAGGAGTACATCACTGGAAGCGAGCTCATAGACCCATTTTATTATTTTACCGACGATTTCAAGGACCGTTTCAGGATCTGATACGGTAACCAGTTCACGTCCTACTTTCGGATGTCGGCCTCTTCTTCCCCCGACGGTGATCCGGTATCGTGGCTCACTCCCCCTTAAAACATCAAACGGACAGGGCATAACACACATACCGCATTCCATACAGAGTTTTTTGTCTAGTTCAACCTGTCCACGCCTGATTATGATTGCATTTTCCCTGCAGTATTTCTGGCAGGTCCCACACCCGGTACAGAGTTCCTGGTCACGATTGGGTTCCCTGACTCCGGTGATGCCGATCTCATTCATCCGCTCACTTGAACATCCGTTCGGGCATGCTGATATCGCAATTCGGACCTTTACCGGCATCTCTTTCCCAAAAAATCGTTCATCTATCTTTTTTGCAAGTGCCAGGGAGTCAATATTTGCATATTTACAGTGGTCAGTTCCCATACAGGCTGTGACATTCACTATCTCCTGCCGTTCTGAACCAAGCGGAGTTCCGTTATCCTTGAGTGCAGTCAGCATTGGAACAATGCGGCTTGGATCAACGCCAGGGATCTCGATGGTCTGCCGTACCGTGAGATGAACCCGGCCATCGCCATACGTTCTGGCTATTTTTCCAATACCGATGGTCTGTTCAGGAGTAAGCATTCCGGCTGGTATCCTGAGGCGGATGATGCACCGCTCTGGATCACGTTCGGTGATGATACCTCCACGGGAGTACAAACGGGGATCTACGTCCATTATATCATTCATGTACGGTAGGACTACATAAGTGGATAGGGAAGCTGAATTTAACCACTATATTAACTTTAAAAAGTGCCTAACCAGAACAACGCGATAGATTTATTGTATGAAGGCCAGACCTCTTTATACATGGCAAATATGTCTGAACACATGGAGGCGTTCTTCGGGGTGAACCTTGAAGAGAAATATGTCGACACGCTCCGTGAACTGGATGAATATGTGGATGATATAAAAGATATCTCGAAGACTCTGCGGGAACTGACAAAAAAAGTCGACGATAATGAAATTATCCGAACCCTGAATGAAAATCGGAATGTTCTCTTTGATATTGCCCAGCAGATACGTGACATCAAATATTTTCATGAGTTCTATTTCAAGGAAGATAGCGGGGTTCGGCATATTACAAGAGAACGTGACACCTACATGTTATTGTACCAGATCATGAAATGGGATACCATCGATGTCCGGGATCTTCTCGTATGGCTCAATAATCTCAGAGAACTGTGTGACGCCATCGGTCTTCGGCCAGAAGATCTGGTGAACTTTAGGCGTCTTGATACGCAGCCCATTCCTGAAGACATTGCATCATATCCGGTCCTGGTCAAAGATAAACGTGGATACTGCCTGACCGGAGAGAAATGGAATGTTGTCATGCATGAAGATGAGATCCGGGATGAGATGGAAGAGAGATTCACGAGCGAAGGAATAGAACAGGACAAAAACCGCGTTCATCCGGGTGGTCCAGAAAATTTCGTTCGATATTGTGAAAAATGAGAGGACCTGGGTGAGTCTTCAGGCCCGGTTTTTATGTATCATGGTGTGATATCGTAATGAGTAAATCATTACCGGATTCTTCTTTTTCCATTGATAGATGAAATCGTTTGTTTATTCCTTCAACCTGGGCATATTGTTTCCTGGTGAGCATGATCTTTTTTACTTCGCCCCGTTTCAGTCGTTTCATGAGAAGAGAGAGCTGAATCGAGACATTGGTGCATGTTTCATCCCGTAAATCCCTCATCGAGCAATCAACATTACCATATAAGCACTCTGACATGATATCCTCCGGTTATTAATTTGTTCATGAGTGACGCGATTTCATCAGGTCCGAACACCTGAAAATCCGGGACCTCATAGTCTGTATGAATCCCTCTTTCTGATAACGAGCGTTCAAGTACGGCATATTCAAGCAGCCCTGGTATGGCAGTCGCTTCAATAACTCCGTGGATATCACGGACGGTTCCTGAAAACCGGCTATCCGGGGCTGGTATGAAGCAGTAGGCACCCTCCTCTGCAAAGATAACATATGTTGGAATGTCTTTTCCTGCGAGTGCCACGGCGAAGGATATGGCTCCAAAGGTATGTTCTGTTCCATATGGTGTTCCGGTTATCACCATGACATATGCTTCTTCCCCGGTTCCTGGAATATCCATGCAGTCTGCACTCAGGACAATTTCAGAAGATGAAAAGAGCGGGATCAGCTGTGACAATCCGGAGACTTCTACTTCTTTTCGAAAACAGGGTGCTACTTTATCTTCAAGAGGTCCCGGATGGAGATATCCACGTGCCTGACTGCATCGCTGACAGGCGGTAATATTGAAAGATATCCCGGTTTCAATCGCTTTCTGCTGAATTTGATCAAGACCGTGTTCTATATTTTCAAATTCAGTTGTCACCTGGTTTGTATGGCATAAATGGACCCCGTCCAGGTAGAGAATAACAGAGAGCGGGATGGATAACGAGACCGCCTGGTCAACACATGCGAGAAACTGATCGGTATGACGATGCATATAGGGGCTGTAGAGGTGGAGAAATCCTGCAGAAGAGACCGGGATATGTTCTTCTTTGAAAAACAGAACCTTCAGATTTCCTTTATTTATTGGACCAGGTTCTATTGGCCTGGTAAGAAGACCCATATCGGCAAGGTCATCGGTTTCTGCAATAATCTGAACTCCCGGCCTTTTCCCAAGTTCCTCCCACATAGGTGCAGTTTCAGGGTGGACCAGGCTGTACAGGGCATCCCCACACAGGTAAAACGTAATTTTGGAATTTGTATCTGAATCAGACGAGGTTGTGTGTGAAGGTGTCAGCATCTGCAACCAGAGCAGCCGCTCTTTTGAGACATGGCTGGAGAGCAGTGCTTTGACCGTCGGGTATGATATCTGTGGTGTTTTCACTCAATCGCCAAAAATTATTTTTTTATGGATAATTCCCAGAGTCCTGGTTCACTTGACTGAACAGAACAGATAAATCCGTTCATCTTGGCAAATGCAGGAATTGAATCTTTTGCTGCAGGAGGATGATCGCTGACAACAATCAGTTCATCCCCGGCCTTCATCTCGTCAAGAGCGGTTTTTACTTTCAATACACAAAACGGGCATACGACGCCTTTAATATCAAGTTTTTTCTGAACCATGTTAAAGCCCCACTGATTTCATGAGTCCGACAACAAATCCTGCCGTGATAAGGTAGAATATGACACTTCCAACCGCCATACCAATCACAAACCAGAGCGATTTCATGCTTCCTTCAGCGGTCATGACAAATTGTCTGAGCGGACAACCACCGACATATACACCGATTACTCCCATTCCGATGCCTCCGATCACTGCCAGGATGATATAAGCCATCTGCGAAAGATCTGCCGGTGCTCCTGGAACTGCTGATAATACTCCTTTTGTCACCAGCCAGGGGAAGTTCTCAAATGCCATGGGAGTAATCAGGTGGAAGATGAAAAACGCCACAATGGCACTTACGATCATGGCAATGAATCCATTCAGCAGGCGGGTGTGCCTGAACATGATGTAATCACGAAAACCACCAATTGCACAAAATCCGGTTTTCTGTGCAAAGTATCCGATGATACAGCCAGATACCAGGGTGATGAACGGAACAAGAATAATTGCAAGTTCTTTTGAAATCCATCCTGCTGCCATTAGTTCCCTCCTTTAAACGAGCGGGTGATCAGAGCAAGAGCCAGCCATACTCCGACGACGATTCCAATTATTCCAAAGAGTGCAACAACATCACCATACCCAAGCCGTAATGCAGCCCGGTACGGACAGGCACCAAACAGAAGGCCAAACTGCATCAGGAGCACGCCTCCGATGAAATAAACCAGAATGTCCTTTACCTGTGCATGTTTTATTCTAAATTCCCTGCTCATCTTGGCAGCAATAACTCCACCGATGAGCACTCCTATCATGGTCAGCACCGGAAGAATCGCAGCCTTGGAAATGGGTGCCAGACCATAGTTTGTGCCTAACACTATGTTCAGAATTCCATTCACCAGGTCACGGGTATGACAGAGTGCACAAAACCCGTATGCCTCTGGTCCTCCGGCAGAAATGGTCAGCGCCTGAACAATTGCCGCAAGAAATCCGATAATTACTCCGAGAATAATCGGCCCTTTCTGACCTTCTAATATTTTTTTATGTTCGTTCATGAAACACCTAGGATCTCGTAACGGTCAGGTCGAGCGGGATTGCATGTTTGATCGTATACATCGCCATGCACCCTGCCAATGCAGCTTGTCTCAGCTCTTCTACTTCAGCATCTGAAGCGTCTGTTTCGACATCAAAAAAGACTCGGTATGCAGAGATGAGGGGTTCTTCTCCCAGATTAAACTGTTTTAAATAGTTCAGGTCGGCCTCAATCTTTGCTTTCAGTGATTTAACTGCAATTTTTTTCTTTTCTGCTGCAGTCATGAAGGTAGAACTGACACACCCGACCATCCAGAAAAGACCGTAGGCCATCGGACTTGGAAACGGACCGGGGCCTGAAAAATTTGGGTGTGACAAAGAAAATGTGACGGAGCCCTTGTTCGTCTTTGTTTCCGCTGAAAACTGGGGTCCTGATTCTTCATATAGCCAGGTGCCCTCCATTTTCGTCGTGAATTTAGCTTCTTCCTTATTCTTCAGGATCTCAGCCTCATATTCATCCACCTGTTCCAGGTCAATATTATTGAGTGACATTGTTTCACAATTGTTTCAAAAATCATGGGATAAATATATTTTATAAAAAAGTTAACCATTAAAATATCAAACGAAATAAGTTGTTTTAATACTTTAACGCAATACAAGCACATATGAGACAATTAGTGCCTAATTCATATAAAAAGAAAACAATGCTGACAGCCTTACTATGAAATCCTTCATTCGAAAAAAAAAGATTAAAGGGCATGAGTACCTCTATGAGATTACCCCGTATTATGATCCGGATACCGGTAAATGGCGGCAGAAAACGAAATACCTGGGAAAAAATATAGACGGGGAACCGGTTAAGAAAGACCGGGGAGGGAAAATCGGGCAGGTTTTTGAATTTGGGGAATATATTCCTGCTTATTGGGCCGTAAAAACGCATAAAGTAATTGAAGCATTGCTCTCATCATGTTCTCCCGATGAAACAGCAACGATCATTTTACTCACAATTAACAGGCTCATACATCCGTGTCCGCCATCGAATCTTGCAACCTGGCTGGAAAGCACGTACCTGTCCAGGCTCATTCCTGGTGCAGAGTTTAATGAAGCAGATCTGCTCCTTGTTCTCCAGAAAATCTCTGACCGACCGGTTGCTGAAGTTTTTTCCAGGATGTTTGCATCAATTAATGATCTGTCTGGGAGAAGAGTCCTCTTTACGCTCCGGTTACATGATATCGCTGAACTGATGAAGGAGAAAGGGAGCGGGCTTTTTTCAGATGAAATACTGGAGCGGGAACTTGGAGTCCGTATCCACTACGATCCAGAAAAGCAAATTATTGCCGGTTTTGATGCATTTCAGTTTCAACGTGCTGTAATTGAGGATACTATTGATCAGGTTGCTTCTCGGAAGATTCCAGATGGAATCATTGTTCCTCACTGGGATTATCTCTCCCCGTCTCTCATGCTCAGAATTGTTAATGCAGGTTGTTCGTTTATTACCAGGACCGATGCCTCTTATGGGCCAGTATTAAAACATGTCTTAGCCTGGGGAGAGCAGATGGATCACCCCGCAAATATCCGGTATTATCGGGGTGAAGCCTGTTATATTCGTCCTTTTTCTATTTCATATGGGAAGAATCAGGTTCATGGGTACATCCTCCATGATATCAGAAGGGAACAGGCAGATCGGCTTGCATTCCATAAAAATCTTCAGAATATTCGAGATCTAGTACAGGAAACAAAGGAATATCCTGGAACAATTGAAGAGCTTCTCAATGAAAGTGCCGGATCATTCCGGAAATATTTCATCATCGATAAAACTCGTGGCAGTCCTTCAATACGGACTGACCAGGAAGAAGTTCACCAGGCAAACAAAAGACTCGGGCGCACCTGTGTTCTTTACCGGGGTGAATTCTCATGGGAAGAGTGCTTTACGCTCGCGGATATGAGAGGAAACCTTGAGCAACAGATGAGTTCATTCATATCTCAACTTGAACGTGATTTTAAAGGGTATCGTATCGAACGGATCCGAAAAGGGATTTTTTTCATCTGTTTCCTGGCGGTCCTTATCAAGGAACTTATTGTAAATCGGCTATCCTCTGCCCAAATCCCTGAAGTGCCCTCATTTGAAGCTTTATTGACCGAGTTACGTCCGATTTATGTCATAAAATCCTATCAGCCTTCAATATTCCCGTACCGGTTATCAAAAACCCAAAAAACGGTTCTTTCATACTTTGGTGGGATTCCTCCCCTGAAAGGGGATTAAACTCTTTACTGAACCTCCAACCGCTAATCTTGTTATAGAAATCTGAAAAATATTGGTAATAGTTTGCTAAAAATTTATACTGGGATTACCATTCAGCATGGTAAGTAATCATAGTTATATCTTCAATAAAAGAAAATAAATCTCATTAATTTTCCTTGTTTACAGTGCCTAATAGAAATAGTTTTATGATGAAATTAATTCATGATTTATATTGGCATTTTATGTCCTATATAAGTTTTAAAGAGAATAAATTGATATAAATGAATCTTGGATGGGTAGGAGAATTCAATTGATTATCA comes from Methanospirillum hungatei and encodes:
- a CDS encoding sulfurtransferase TusA family protein translates to MVQKKLDIKGVVCPFCVLKVKTALDEMKAGDELIVVSDHPPAAKDSIPAFAKMNGFICSVQSSEPGLWELSIKK
- a CDS encoding molybdopterin dinucleotide binding domain-containing protein, with the translated sequence MTNKITLNLITCRTIQQGVAMETGKTSKKYYDAASIIHMHEDDMKKAGIMANTNVRVTSKDGTIVVKAVRTREDVVPGLAMLPMGPWANALVSAYTYSTGEPCFKGFPVDIEPAEKEKVMEAVELIQTLCYGEDRKPPARE
- a CDS encoding formylmethanofuran dehydrogenase subunit A, which produces MSEILIKNGHVFDVVSGVKGDKADIAIKDGKIVDKVSSKAKTIDASGKTVMAGALDIHAHVAGPKVNLGRWFRPEDKMIRGEMRGGIVKQTTRMEQGFSIPSVFRTGYSYARMGYGFTMEAAMPPLYARHVHEEIKDTPIIDEAALPVFGNNWFVFEYLKEHDIEKTAAYTAWLLKVTKGYGIKIVNPGGTEAWGWGLNCLGINDEVPFFDITPSEIIKGLIETNEYLGLPHSIHIHGNMLGDPGNAPTTIDTMKLAAGYKAKNTFNREQVMHLTHLQFHSYGGSSWGDFCSNSKEIMNYVNAHPELTFDTGNVTLDETTTMTADGPFEHHLSALNHLKWCNVDVELETGSGVVPFIYSPNVFPCAVQWAVGLELALLATDPMRTMITTDHPNAGPFTRYPRVFKWLMCKKTRDEQMAAFKNSGKVADATILNELDREITLFELSQMTRAGPAKALGLSNMMGGLASGMNADVAIYDLNPAKMPTDPEEIEKAFSNSAYFIKNGEIVCQDGQIVHAGTKKTFWVDAKAPESKQVTRDVREKFLRYYTVTQANYEVPDSYAPNPFVIETKANV
- a CDS encoding 4Fe-4S binding protein, which encodes MNDIMDVDPRLYSRGGIITERDPERCIIRLRIPAGMLTPEQTIGIGKIARTYGDGRVHLTVRQTIEIPGVDPSRIVPMLTALKDNGTPLGSERQEIVNVTACMGTDHCKYANIDSLALAKKIDERFFGKEMPVKVRIAISACPNGCSSERMNEIGITGVREPNRDQELCTGCGTCQKYCRENAIIIRRGQVELDKKLCMECGMCVMPCPFDVLRGSEPRYRITVGGRRGRHPKVGRELVTVSDPETVLEIVGKIIKWVYELASSDVLLPEQLDELEFNQFKKEIREQYAEKREWPPAESEGSEYL
- a CDS encoding formylmethanofuran dehydrogenase subunit C, with amino-acid sequence MKIATINLKTAPTLYLEADCITPDSFAGKSKDEILALPVYEGRECYKLGDYFEIAGEIGETPEETKIVVNGDCSKVKYIGAKMSAGEVIVNSSTDMYTGAWMRGGKLTIKGNVDSFSGLGMENGEFIVEGDGMNYIGASYRGDWRGMQGGVLRVKGNVGSDIGTFMNGGTLIVEGNADVHIGTHQEGGTIIVKGDVNRRVGGQMVKGTIYVFGNMNYMMPGFKYNQDVELEVDGYKGTFAEYIGDLGERHSKSKGQVVYGKLYRKK
- a CDS encoding rubredoxin produces the protein MTKWQCLECAYVYDPEKGDKTQNIPPGTPFEKLPKTWVCPECKISIQKKGLFVPRE
- a CDS encoding formylmethanofuran dehydrogenase subunit B, whose amino-acid sequence is MSKVVTDVTCPFCGTLCDDLEITVSDDGKEIIDCQNACAIGSEKFLHVRKEGRVTRPRKRQPDGSYKEISYDEAIEYTAQMLAKAKKTLWYGWASTSCEAMAIGHKVAEKAGTIVDNCATVCHGSSLLAIQDVGVPSCTLGEVKNRADRIVFWGCNPAHAHPRHMSRYSIFPRGFFTTKGHKGRKIICVDCRYTDTAKCADEFIQIEQGYDYELLDAFRTVARGQPIPDVVGGVPKEKIISAVNTLKEGRFGVIFFGMGLTHTLGRNHNIDIAINLTRDLNDFTKFSIIAMRGHWNVTGSGQVLSWQYGFPYCVDLTRRTHARYNPGETSSVDLLRRKEVDACICIASDIGAHFPIEATRHMAQIPSVCIDPHINLTTEISDVHIPVALVGVEVEGCAYRMDNVPIACRKVVEPPEGMLTDEELLEKVYDRLCEIMGDA